AGAAAAACAAGACACAAATAAAAAACCAAATAAAATCATAAAACATAAATTTTTTAACACAGACCATCCTCTCCTCATAAAACAAATGCAAACATTTTTAAATTTTAAAATAAAAATATCTAAGCAAACTATCAATAAAAAAAAGCACCCAGTCATAAATATTTAAATCTACCTTACATAAAAGTAAAGGTAAAGGTAAATTTAAAAAAGAAATACCAATGAATTACCTACTCTTAAAGCAAGTAATTAGTTCAATGGGTTATAAATATCTAAAAACTTATTATATTCATCAAGATTGTTTGAAATCAAAATATTCCCACTAACTATTTCATATTCTATAGCCTCAATCTTAATTCTCATGTCATCCTTGATTCTGACACCATGCTTAATAACACCACAGCACCATCTCTAATAACCTAATTTTTACTTTTCCACCATCAAAATTATTTGTATCCAAATAGTCCTTTGTTATTTCATAAAGATAACTTCCGACATTTTTAATAACTGACATTAAAACATTATTAGGCGCAAGACATGACTGATCCTGATCAACCCCCAATAATATAATATCCAGCTCCAAGTTCCTTTGCAACCTCAATAACCCCAAGACCTGCAAGGCCTGCTGCTTAAAAATATGACATCAGTATCATCTCCGTACATCCTTAAAGCAATAGTTCTAGCTAAAGATAAATCTACAAATGATCCCAAATACTGATAATTTAAGTTAATATCTTTATCTGCATATTTAGCAACAGATTCATACTCATATCTAAATGAATTAATAACCATACCATCCATTCCATCCAAAAATCTAATCTTACCTGTCTTAGATGTCTTAGCAGCTATATACCCAGCTAAAAATGAAGCCTCTTAAACTTTAAATGAGAGGCTAAGCAAATTATCAGGAAAACTGACGTTATCCCCATAAGTAACATCAATAAGATCCATAATTAACATCCTTATTAAGCACAGCTGCCTGTTGAATAACCT
The DNA window shown above is from Borrelia anserina Es and carries:
- a CDS encoding BMP family ABC transporter substrate-binding protein, producing the protein MQRNLELDIILLGVDQDQSCLAPNNVLMSVIKNVGSYLYEITKDYLDTNNFDGGKVKIRLLEMVLWCY
- a CDS encoding BMP family ABC transporter substrate-binding protein gives rise to the protein MAAKTSKTGKIRFLDGMDGMVINSFRYEYESVAKYADKDINLNYQYLGSFVDLSLARTIALRMYGDDTDVIFLSSRPCRSWGY